The Arthrobacter sp. OAP107 DNA segment CGTGGGTGTTGCCGCCGGGCTGGACGTCGACGAACCGGAGGAGGTGGAACCGGAGGTCGACGAGCTGGCGACCAGCGTGGTACGTGCCGAGGCTGACGGGCGGCTGCGGGGATTGGCGACTGCTGCTGCGGTGACCGGGGTCAGTCCGTCGTCGGTGTTGTCCGGCCCGCTGTTGCCGGGGATGTTGGGGATGGCCCACCCATATGTGGTGGCGGCGCCGCCTTCGAAGCTGGTGAACACGGCGGGGGTCAGCTGGTCGGTTTGCCGGATGGGCAACAGGGTCCACTTCATCGGGTCCTCGTGCTGGCCGTTCTTGATCACCTCGAAGTGCAGATGGCAGCCGGTGGAGGATCCGGTGGTGCCAACCTCCGCGATGATCTCGCCCACCTTCACAAGGTCGCCCTTTTCGACGGCGATGCCCTGCAGGTGGTTGTAGGTGGTGATCAGGCCGTTGCCGTGGTCAATTTCCACCCTGTTGCCGCCACCCCACGGGTGCCACCCGGCGGCCCGGACCACGCCGGAATCGGCTGCATAGACGCGGGTGCCGCAGGCAGCAGCGAAGTCCTGGCCCCAGTGGAATTCTCCCAGTTCGCCGGTGATGGGGCTGCGCCGTTGGCCAAACGGTGAACTGGGGGTGAGCACTTCCAAAGGTGCCATGAGGAAGCCGGCTGCAGGCCGCTGCAGGGCGGAGGACGCCACCCCGGGAGATTTGGGCGTGCCCGCCTTGGCCGCCTTAACGGTTGAATTCGACACCCTCTGTCCGGTGGGAGTCTTCGCCGGCGCGGCGATGCCGGAGCCACTGATGGGGTACCCGGGCGCGGCGGTGTCCGGATCAAGGAGCTCCGGCCCGACGACTCCCGTGGGAGGGGCTATCGGGATGGCGGCACCCACGGGCTGCTGGATCGAGGCGGCGGGCCCCTGGAACCCGAAGGCAAAGACGGAGAAGCCGACAACCACGGCCGCGGAAAGGCTCCGCAAGGCGATCCGGCCTGGGCCGACCACCTTCGGTGTGTGCTTGTGTCCCCCATGATTTGCCACAGAATTCTCCTGAATCGATACCCGCCAAACTCCTATCTCGACGAGCGTGTCCTCCATTGTGGCCACAGCCCAAAGGCAGGCGAAACCCCTAAAACTGGGGGGCCAAAGCGTGCGGTTTCATAGGCTTAACCCCGCAGCTTCCGTCGGGAGACAATGGGATATGCGGACTTTCCTGACGGAATGGCAGGCAGAACTGAAGCGCACGCTGACCGGCAGCCCGGATGCGCTACCGGACTGGGCCCGGAAGTTTGCCGAAGGCGACGACGCCGGGTACTTCCTCCCCGGTTCTGCGGTGTGGGCTGTCCATGGCGGCGTGGCCACAATCGTCGGCGGCATCCGGTCCCTGCTGATGCAGAGTCTCCACCCCGGCGTCCTCGCCGGCGTGCACGACCATTCAAATTTCCGCGAGGACACGCTGGGCCGGCTGGCCCGGACCACGGCCTGGATCCACGCCCTCACGTACGGGTCCACCGCGGAAGCCCAGGCGGCCGCCTCGAGGGTGGTGCGGCTGCACGAGTCCGTCAACGGCACATATGTCGACGGCGGCGGCACCATCCGAAAATACTCTGCCAACGATCCGGAACTGGTGCGGTGGGTCCACAACACATTCACGGACTCGTTTCTCCGCGCGCACGAACTGTGGGACGGCCCCATTCCTGGCGGCCCGGATGCCTACGTCCGCGAATGGGCGGAGGCGGGCAGGCTGATGGGCGTGGAGTTCCCGCCAAAGAGCAAAGCCGCCCTCAACCGGGAGCTCAGGGAATCGCTTGCGGCCGGGACTCTCCGCGGCGATGAACGGGTCGCGGAAACGGTTGCGTTCATCCGGGATCCGCCCCTGCACCCCTTCCTGAAACCGGGTTACCGGATCCTGTTCGAGGCCGCCGTCCTGAGCCTGGAGCCTGAATACCGCCGGCTGCTCGGACTGCGGACTGCCCGGCTGGGTCCCCTGCCGCTGCCGGTGAGGCTGGCCGCCCGGGTGACCCTCGCCGTCGTCCGCTTTGCACTGGGGCCAGCCAGCCCGAGCCGGCTCGCCGCCCACGAGCGGCTCCAGAGGCTGGGCGTGGCGTAATCTCTTCCGCAGCGCGGCGGGAAACAGAAAACCCGGTCCTGACGAAGTCAGAACCGGGTTTTCCGATGGCGGAGAATGGGGGATTTGAACCCCCGAGGGCGTTAACCCAACACGCGTTCCAGGCGTGCGCCATAGGCCGCTAGGCGAATTCTCCAGCTGCTCTTGAACCAAAAGCAGATACTAGAATACCTGAACTTTCCGGCATCTCCCAATCGGCCCAAAATGGTGGCATGTCCCCGCTGCATGCACTCGTCATTTACGTTCCCGATTCCCACGCCGGGGCGGTGCTCACCGCCATCGGAGATGCCGGGGCCGGCCGGCTGGGCGGCTACACACACTGCTCCTTCACATCGCCGGGCACAGGACGCTTTACCCCCTTGCCCAGAGCCCGTCCGTACATCGGAAAGGCCGGCGAGCCGGAAGAGGTTTCCGAGGTCCGGATCGAGTGCCTCGTGGAAGAGCACGTACTCGACGCCGTGGTCGAGGGATTACGGCGGGCGCACCCCTATGAGGAGCCGGCGTTCATGAGCTGGCCCGTGAACGGGCACCGCTAGGCCGACGGCGTGTGCCCGCCGCCCGGCCCGCCGCCACCCCTCCATCACCCCGCCGGAGCCGATTCGGGCCACGCCCAAAGTTCGGGTAAAGTATCTGACGGCCCCTCATGTGGCGTCATCCTGTTGAACTCCCCCAGGACCGGAAGGTAGCAAGGGTAGATGGGCTCTGGCGGGTGCATGAGGGGTCTCTTATTTAATGTCAGTCCCTATAGGTAGGTTTTCCCTGTGACTGTTACAACTGCCCTTTACCGCAGGTACCGCCCGGACTCGTTCGCGGACGTTATCGGGCAGGAACATGTCACGGAGCCGCTGATGACGGCGCTGCGCAAGAACCGGGTCAACCACGCCTACCTCTTCTCCGGCCCGCGCGGCTGCGGCAAGACCACGTCCGCGCGCATCCTGGCCCGCTGCCTCAACTGCGCTCAGGGCCCCACGGACACCCCGTGCGGCGTCTGCCCCAGCTGCATCGAACTTGCCCGCGGCGGAGCCGGCTCCCTTGACGTCATTGAGATCGACGCCGCCAGCCACGGTGGCGTGGACGACGCCCGCGACCTCCGGGAACGCGCCACCTACGCCCCGGTGCGGGACCGCTACAAGATCTTCATCATTGACGAGGCCCACATGGTCACCTCGGCGGGCTTCAACGCCCTCCTGAAAATCGTCGAAGAGCCGCCGGAACACATCAAGTTCATCTTCGCCACCACCGAGCCGGACAAGGTCATCGGCACCATCCGGTCCCGCACGCACCACTATCCGTTCCGGCTGGTGCCGCCGGAGCCGCTCATGGCTTACCTCGAGCAGCTTTGCCACCAGGAAAACGTCCCCGTGGCCCCCGGCGTGCTGTCGCTGGTGATCCGCGCCGGTGCGGGCTCCGTGCGGGACTCACTGTCTGTGCTGGACCAGCTCATGGCGGGTGCCGGACCCAACGGCCTTGATTATGAGCTCGCCGTAGCCCTGCTCGGCTACACGCATGCCTCGCTGCTGGACGACGTCGTCGAAGCGATCGCCGCGTCTGATGCCGCCACGGTCTTCCGTGCT contains these protein-coding regions:
- a CDS encoding M23 family metallopeptidase, giving the protein MANHGGHKHTPKVVGPGRIALRSLSAAVVVGFSVFAFGFQGPAASIQQPVGAAIPIAPPTGVVGPELLDPDTAAPGYPISGSGIAAPAKTPTGQRVSNSTVKAAKAGTPKSPGVASSALQRPAAGFLMAPLEVLTPSSPFGQRRSPITGELGEFHWGQDFAAACGTRVYAADSGVVRAAGWHPWGGGNRVEIDHGNGLITTYNHLQGIAVEKGDLVKVGEIIAEVGTTGSSTGCHLHFEVIKNGQHEDPMKWTLLPIRQTDQLTPAVFTSFEGGAATTYGWAIPNIPGNSGPDNTDDGLTPVTAAAVANPRSRPSASARTTLVASSSTSGSTSSGSSTSSPAATPTPTHTSKPSAPKPPTTTKPKPTPTPTPTPTPTPTPTPTPTPTPTPTPPPTTPPADPAPVDPTPTDPAVPADPAPPTPTEPATPSAPITNSEPAPTEVAPVEPAPAPVPTSEPAPPSTLPSAAPAEEAAAAAAKAAAEAVPTAGPTAAP
- a CDS encoding oxygenase MpaB family protein, producing MRTFLTEWQAELKRTLTGSPDALPDWARKFAEGDDAGYFLPGSAVWAVHGGVATIVGGIRSLLMQSLHPGVLAGVHDHSNFREDTLGRLARTTAWIHALTYGSTAEAQAAASRVVRLHESVNGTYVDGGGTIRKYSANDPELVRWVHNTFTDSFLRAHELWDGPIPGGPDAYVREWAEAGRLMGVEFPPKSKAALNRELRESLAAGTLRGDERVAETVAFIRDPPLHPFLKPGYRILFEAAVLSLEPEYRRLLGLRTARLGPLPLPVRLAARVTLAVVRFALGPASPSRLAAHERLQRLGVA